A single genomic interval of Alistipes provencensis harbors:
- a CDS encoding site-specific integrase, which translates to MHRTTFNVIFFCKKTKVTKKGKAPIYARITTSGRATEVHTQCQIEPERWNQRLERSLYKDEIDQRINSIIASYRANILAAYDQLLKENKTPDCFSIKQRLISSSGSRMFLSEFSKYCDKRQKEVGTRITQLTANKYHRLLRYLTEYTKQQYRKDDLPLDMIGYEYIDGLNTFMQTAHNCKNNGAVNLLCCLKNFILYAIRNEWIEKNPFRYYKMKVDRTNVKVPLTKEELDTLLKNPMPNDRLDRIRDVFCFCALTGLAFTDADHLQREHITTDEQGMQWIHKPREKTSVMSRVPLLPQAVRILQKYESDETCKSRGKLLPVPSNSKMNAYLKELAGICNIPKNLTTHCARHTFATLAIEYGMPIDIIAKILGHTNTNMTRRYAKISEANISREMRKIGEVLTA; encoded by the coding sequence ATGCACAGAACGACATTCAACGTGATTTTCTTCTGCAAGAAGACCAAAGTAACGAAAAAGGGCAAAGCGCCCATTTACGCCCGCATCACGACCTCCGGCCGTGCGACCGAAGTCCACACCCAGTGCCAGATCGAACCGGAACGCTGGAACCAGCGTCTCGAACGCTCGCTTTACAAAGACGAGATAGACCAGCGAATCAACAGCATTATCGCCAGCTACCGGGCCAATATTCTCGCGGCCTATGACCAACTCCTCAAAGAGAATAAAACTCCGGACTGCTTTTCGATCAAACAACGGCTAATCAGCTCCTCCGGTTCGCGGATGTTCCTGTCCGAATTTTCAAAGTACTGCGACAAACGGCAGAAGGAGGTCGGGACCCGCATCACCCAGCTTACGGCAAACAAGTACCACCGGCTGCTGCGCTACCTGACCGAATATACCAAACAACAGTACCGCAAAGACGACCTGCCGCTGGATATGATCGGCTACGAATATATCGACGGTCTGAATACCTTTATGCAAACAGCACACAACTGCAAGAACAACGGTGCGGTCAACCTGTTGTGCTGTCTGAAAAACTTTATCCTTTATGCGATAAGAAACGAATGGATCGAAAAGAATCCGTTCCGGTACTATAAGATGAAGGTGGACCGGACGAACGTCAAGGTTCCGCTGACGAAAGAGGAACTGGATACCTTATTGAAAAATCCGATGCCCAACGACAGATTGGACCGCATCCGGGACGTATTCTGTTTCTGCGCCCTGACAGGCCTGGCCTTTACGGATGCGGACCACTTGCAGCGGGAGCATATCACCACGGACGAGCAGGGAATGCAATGGATTCACAAGCCCCGAGAAAAAACGTCGGTGATGAGTAGGGTGCCGTTGCTGCCGCAGGCCGTCCGGATTCTGCAAAAATACGAGTCCGACGAAACCTGCAAATCCCGGGGCAAACTATTGCCCGTTCCCTCCAACTCAAAGATGAATGCCTACTTGAAGGAACTGGCCGGGATATGCAATATCCCGAAAAATTTGACGACACACTGCGCCCGTCATACGTTCGCTACGCTGGCGATTGAATACGGCATGCCGATCGACATCATCGCCAAGATTCTGGGCCATACGAATACGAACATGACGCGAAGGTATGCGAAAATCTCGGAAGCGAACATCAGTCGGGAGATGCGAAAGATCGGGGAGGTGCTGACGGCATAA
- a CDS encoding PL29 family lyase N-terminal domain-containing protein has protein sequence MKKLLTFAALLAVVALTSCKYDDDDIWNSVHGLENRVAKLEELCKQMNTNISSLQTIVTALQNNDYVTGTTPLMKDGKEIGYTITFSKGNPITIYHGKDGQDGEDGTNGKDGTTPAIGVKQDADGVYYWTLNGDWLTNENGDKIKAEGTDGKDGADGSDGTDGVTPKLEIREDYWWISYDNGTNWTQLGKATGEDGKDGEDGIGGDSMFTKVDYKTSTDYVIFTLADGTQIKLPTWSAFEALQRLCNETNTNLSALQTIVTALQNNDYITSVDPLTENGKVVGYTIKFAKSNPIVIYNGKDGADGVDGNTPVIGVKKDGDGIYYWTLDGEFIIVDGQKIKAQGTDGSDGSDGTDGVTPKLEIRDGYWYISYDNGTNWTQLGKATGEDGTDGKDGDSIKITQDENNVYFELADGTIITISKTGQSVDSNIIQFEDANVKAICIANWDANGDGELSYEEAATVTTIGTEFKGKGIFSFNELQYFTGMISIPDNAFSQCKELLSIKLPNSIISIGKKAFYYCESLGKIHIPANIESIGNSAFELCMQLTDLTFDKGSKLKAITGSYEESTSVGIANCNGTFMSCKNLSTIEIPASVEVIDACAFRNCKKLTSITFEKGSKLTRLGGGYIEGFCYGCFAHCSALISIDIPASVKVIDAGAFYECTSLTDVFVESGSQLQIINGGTDFGNIRMYYGAFSKCTALQRFDAQNCTQIATIGEAAFYDCNNLTLFKIGTKIPPTCGNNAFSLINSNSVLKVASENIDAYKNATEWNRFTSITGLDE, from the coding sequence ATGAAAAAACTATTGACCTTTGCCGCATTACTTGCGGTGGTTGCGCTCACATCGTGCAAATACGATGATGATGACATTTGGAACAGCGTTCACGGATTGGAAAACCGTGTCGCAAAATTAGAGGAACTCTGCAAGCAGATGAACACCAACATTTCATCGTTGCAGACTATCGTAACAGCATTACAGAATAACGACTATGTTACGGGGACTACACCCCTTATGAAAGACGGTAAGGAAATCGGTTATACGATTACGTTCAGCAAAGGCAATCCGATTACCATTTACCACGGTAAAGACGGGCAGGACGGTGAAGATGGAACGAACGGCAAAGACGGAACAACTCCCGCTATCGGTGTCAAACAAGATGCGGATGGCGTTTATTATTGGACTTTGAACGGCGACTGGCTGACCAACGAAAACGGCGATAAGATTAAAGCCGAAGGGACAGACGGTAAAGACGGCGCAGATGGTTCAGATGGAACGGACGGCGTTACTCCCAAACTCGAAATCCGAGAGGACTATTGGTGGATTTCCTACGATAACGGAACAAATTGGACACAGTTAGGCAAGGCCACGGGTGAAGATGGTAAAGACGGAGAGGACGGCATTGGTGGAGATTCGATGTTTACAAAAGTGGATTATAAAACCAGTACCGATTATGTAATCTTTACATTGGCTGACGGTACGCAAATCAAACTGCCTACATGGTCTGCTTTTGAAGCCTTACAGCGTCTTTGCAACGAAACGAACACCAACCTTTCAGCATTGCAGACGATTGTCACAGCACTCCAAAATAACGATTATATCACGAGTGTAGACCCGCTGACCGAGAACGGCAAGGTGGTAGGCTATACGATTAAGTTTGCCAAAAGTAATCCGATTGTAATTTACAACGGCAAAGACGGTGCGGATGGCGTCGATGGAAACACTCCCGTTATCGGCGTGAAGAAAGACGGGGATGGCATCTATTATTGGACGCTGGACGGTGAATTTATCATTGTGGACGGACAAAAAATCAAGGCACAGGGGACAGATGGCAGCGACGGTTCGGATGGAACAGACGGTGTTACTCCTAAACTCGAAATTCGTGACGGCTATTGGTACATTTCCTATGACAACGGAACGAACTGGACACAGTTGGGCAAGGCTACAGGGGAAGATGGAACAGATGGCAAAGACGGTGACAGTATCAAAATTACGCAGGACGAAAACAATGTTTATTTTGAACTGGCGGATGGAACGATAATCACTATTTCAAAAACGGGGCAATCGGTAGACTCAAATATAATTCAATTTGAAGATGCAAATGTAAAGGCTATCTGCATTGCTAATTGGGATGCAAATGGAGATGGAGAACTGTCATACGAAGAAGCCGCAACCGTAACAACAATTGGTACAGAGTTTAAAGGGAAAGGGATATTTTCATTTAATGAACTGCAATATTTTACGGGTATGATCTCAATTCCAGACAATGCCTTCAGCCAGTGTAAAGAGTTATTATCAATAAAATTACCCAATAGCATTATTTCAATTGGAAAAAAGGCATTTTATTATTGCGAATCTCTTGGAAAAATACATATTCCTGCAAATATAGAATCTATTGGCAACAGTGCATTTGAATTATGTATGCAATTAACGGACTTAACATTTGATAAAGGTTCCAAATTAAAAGCAATTACAGGAAGTTATGAAGAAAGCACATCTGTTGGAATCGCTAATTGCAATGGAACTTTTATGTCTTGTAAAAATTTATCCACAATTGAAATTCCTGCAAGTGTAGAAGTAATTGATGCCTGTGCATTTCGCAATTGCAAGAAATTGACATCTATAACATTTGAAAAAGGTTCCAAATTAACACGATTAGGAGGTGGATATATAGAGGGTTTTTGTTATGGATGTTTTGCACATTGTTCTGCGTTAATTTCTATTGACATTCCAGCCAGTGTAAAAGTTATAGATGCGGGAGCATTTTATGAATGTACATCCCTTACGGATGTTTTTGTTGAAAGTGGTTCACAGTTGCAAATTATTAATGGAGGAACAGATTTTGGAAATATACGAATGTATTATGGAGCATTTTCAAAATGTACTGCATTACAAAGATTTGACGCCCAAAATTGCACCCAAATTGCGACTATTGGAGAAGCGGCTTTTTATGACTGCAATAATTTAACACTATTTAAGATTGGAACGAAAATACCTCCGACATGTGGCAATAATGCATTCTCCCTCATAAATTCTAATTCTGTACTTAAAGTAGCGTCAGAAAATATTGACGCATATAAAAATGCAACTGAATGGAACCGTTTTACAAGCATTACAGGATTGGATGAATAA
- a CDS encoding DUF6908 domain-containing protein, with amino-acid sequence MKTLDRRAAEIFRSMLALQTTKIDNSDGTYMPVHIELIGRIDKYDFFSLAHYGQQNGDAMRDPEMLFALHNETRQFIPYYYRNDYCGIEENSVRWSEDGIALNPRLQASHTTFANQWLRNIAAQQGIQ; translated from the coding sequence ATGAAAACACTTGACAGGAGAGCCGCGGAGATTTTCCGCAGCATGTTAGCTTTACAGACAACCAAAATCGACAACTCGGACGGTACTTATATGCCCGTCCACATCGAACTGATCGGCCGTATCGACAAGTACGACTTTTTTTCGCTGGCTCATTACGGACAGCAGAACGGCGATGCCATGCGCGACCCTGAAATGCTATTTGCCCTGCACAATGAAACTCGGCAATTCATTCCGTACTATTATCGTAACGATTATTGCGGCATCGAGGAAAACAGCGTCAGATGGTCGGAAGATGGAATAGCGTTGAACCCTCGCTTGCAGGCCAGCCACACAACCTTTGCTAATCAATGGTTACGCAACATAGCCGCACAACAAGGAATCCAATGA